The sequence CAGCCTCTGCGAGAGTTATGGGGTCGAGTTTATAAACCTGAGCAAGATTGATGAGAAGGTGAAGATCAAGATTCCCGACCATGAGACCCTAGGTGAGATTACTGTTCCGAAGATTCTTCTGGAGAGTCACATAGTCAGCGCGGCGAAGATGAAGACACATAGCGAGACGACGGTGACGCTGGGCCTGAAGAACATGTTCGGCCTTTTACCTGAGAGGTTCAAGGGGAAGTACCATCTGAAGGGGATCTCTAAGGTCATAGTCGACATAAACAGTGTTCTGAAGCCGGCTTTGACTGTGATAGATGGGTTCGTCGCCATGGAGGGGCCTGGGCCGGTAAGCGGATACCCTGTGAAGATGGATCTTGTTCTGGCAGGCCGAGACCCCGTGGCGACAGACGCGACAGCAGCGAGAGTAATGGGTTTCGACCCGCATAGAATCCACCATATCAGAAGATGTTTCGAGAAGGGTTTGGGAGAGATAGACCAGATACAGGTTTTGGGTGGGAGGATCCAGGATGTTCAGAGGAGGTTCAAACCTCCATAAGGTTTAGAATATTTAGAACGCTCAAGCATTCTTCAGTGGAACACCGGATCTTCTATAGGGGGTTGACTGGGGAGGCTTGCCATTCTGGATTATGGTATGTGAGTTGGGCAGTCACCCCCCACCCCCCCCCCCCCCCCCGCGGCCCCCCCCCAAACAACTAAGGCGTCCGGCGGAGTCCCACCCTCCCAAATATGGCTCGACACCAATTATGATAGTTCGGAGAATATAGATACATATGTGCTTACCCCATG is a genomic window of Candidatus Bathyarchaeota archaeon containing:
- a CDS encoding DUF362 domain-containing protein, with the translated sequence MKVGARVALIRGPRSLETVRKTLETVEAEKVLSGKPVLVKVNFITTKSWNTGATTDPIIVEALIQKIREVGGKVYIVESDATVTRADKAAEATGMLSLCESYGVEFINLSKIDEKVKIKIPDHETLGEITVPKILLESHIVSAAKMKTHSETTVTLGLKNMFGLLPERFKGKYHLKGISKVIVDINSVLKPALTVIDGFVAMEGPGPVSGYPVKMDLVLAGRDPVATDATAARVMGFDPHRIHHIRRCFEKGLGEIDQIQVLGGRIQDVQRRFKPP